The genomic stretch CACAAAATCCAGAAAGAAAACGGAGCATTGCCAGATCCCGGTTGATGGTGCCGAAAAAAGGAAAGAAGCGGATCAAGGAGTCTTTTGTGGTCAGAATTTTAACAACTCTGTATAAAAAATAAAGTGCAATCATGAAGGTAAGGCTTCTGAAACAGCCCAGGAAATCATTTAATTCTATTATCATTCGAGTGAAAAAAGGCAGATTCACAGTGCCCATACTGTAAAACAAGCCAATTAAGACATTCATGTTCAGAAGAAACAAAAAATATAATGCGATCAAACAGAGTAAAGATAAAATTATAAATGAAAGTCTTTTCCTTCTGAAAATGATCTCAAGATATTTCAATCTGGCAGGTAGATTTTTTATTTGAATCTTGTCTCTAAGTTCGGCCATGCAAACCTCTTCAGTTCTAAGAGTAAACCACTCCAGTATCAGTCATAGGCATGAGAATGGCAAAAGTTAATAAATATACAGGAATTAAAATAAAGAAAAACAGCAGGTAAAAAATATAAGCTTTGCTTCGAAGTTTTTGAACAAGATGCCTATCCAGAAATTCACTGATAATTTTGGCCGAATTCTTTATCGAATTCTCAGCAGAGATCATACGGAAATATTCGACTTCTGCTGTTGAAAACAAACCGGAAAATTTAAGAACAAAGTTAAGATTAACTGCCTCAGGAGCTTTAGACAATGCATTCAATAGCTTGTTCCTGACAAACATGTTTCCTATCGATGAAACCGCATCTTGTAAAACTGACCTTGAAATCATCAAATCGTCAGTTGCAAAAATGCTGCTGCCAAGAAAGTTGATCACTACGAGATCAGAGTCTATTTTTCCAAACATTGGAAGATAATGAATCAAAGAACTGCTGGTTGTCGCTATTCTTATAAAAACATAAACGACAATCAGAAAATTAATAAAAGGTAAATCCTTGGCAGCCCCAAAATATGCATCCAAGTAAAAGTCGAGTCCCAGAATTGCATTTGCCGGGAATGGCAGATTGGCATCTCCCATCCCCAGGAAGATGTTTCCAAAATAATGAAAAAAACATCGAAACATTAGATATATCGCTGCCAGGCAGAAAAGCAGCGTGAAAATGAAAACAGCCTTTTTTCTGGCGAATGCCTTTTCGTAGTTCAACAGGTTTTCATTCATTGAGTCAATGTTCAGGATATTCAAGAGTCTAAGCTATCTTCAGCTTTTGATATTTTACGGGCAGCAGATTTTTCAAATTGATTCTTTCTGAGGCATTGAGAATTTCGATTCCGACGATTTTCTCGTCTTCATCGATGTCTACAACAATATCTTCATTAACCCGTTTATTTACCAGTTCGGATTTTTTAGCATCGAATCGGATATACAGGAGATCGTTCTCTGCATTGTACATGATGTTCATTTATTCCTCCCACTCCCCATAAAACGCATACACTGTCACTGTGATGGCAGTATCATCTTTGACAATAAAAAACACTTCTACTTTCTTATGTTGATAATGTCTGCCATGTCTTGATTTATTATAACTGAAAATCTTGAAATTACCTAATCTGCCATATTTCGCCTGGATCTCTTTTCCGTTGAGAATGGTGTCTTTGATTTCCGATTCACTGACTCCACGCTCAGATGCCCGCTCCAAAGTATGCGGATCTATTTGAATTTTCATTTTTTCAGCTTGTCCACTGCCTTCCGGAAAGCCCTAATGTGCTCAGGCGTGGTGCCGCAGCAGCCGCCGATGATTTTGACACCTGCTTTGACCAGGGCAGGGATGAATTTGGCCATGAAATCCGGTGTTTCTTTGTAAACAATTTTATCGCCCTTTACTACAGGCAGGCCGGCATTGGACTGGATGATCAGCGGCTTGTCAGTGAACTTGTGGAATTCCTGGGCGATTTTGACCATGTTTTCGATGCCATTGCCGCAGTTTGAGCCGAGTATGTCGGCTCCGGCTTTGGTCAGACCCTTTACCGCTTTCTCGATGTTCACGCCCATGATTGTGTAAAAACCCTTTGGGATCAGATCAAAGGTCATGGTGGCCATTACCGGGATTTTGGGGTTGACTTCCTTGGCTGCCTGGACTGCCAGGCTTGCTTCAGTGAGGTCTGTCATAGTCTCCACGCAGATCACGTCACCGCCTGCTTCGATCACTGCGGCGAGCTGGCGCTTGTATGATGCCAGTACATCGGCCGGGTCTGCGTCGCCGAATGGCTTCATCAGCCTGCCGGTCGGGCCGCAGGAACAGGAGACATAGGCCTTGCCTTTCACGATCTTCTTCACTGCAGCAACGGCATTGGCATTGATCTTTTCGGTCTTTCCGTCCAGATGATATTGCGAAAGCTTGATCGGGGACCCGCCAAAAGTGTTGGTCTGCACGATGTCCGCCCCTGCCTCAAGGTATAACATAGCGATTTCTTCCAGCACCTTGATTTTCGAAAGATTCATCGCTTCCGGACAGTCGCCAGGTTTCAGGCCGCGCTCCATCAGCATTGTGCCCATGGCACCGTCAGCTACAAGAATCTCGCCGTTCTTCAATCGATCAAGCAGGTTTTTCATGTAGTCTCCATTAAAAGCGGGCAAATTTTCATATTAACCCGCTGAAGTATTTGTGGGGTGGCCAAGAATAACTTTTTCGCGCACTGAGCCTGCCCAAGGAGAGAAAAAGTTGTTTCAGGACAGGACCCGCCACAAACCAAGATGTATGTACAACCTATGGCTGCACACCACAGAATTTGCCAACTTCAATGCAATTACTTCTTTTTCTTCAGCATCCCTTTCAAACTATCCACTGCGTTTGCCGCGTCATAGGCATAGGCGTCAGCTCCGATGGATTTCGCGAATTTCTCGGAGAGCGGAGCTCCACCCACTACAGTCTTGATTTTCCCTGTCAGTTTCTGCTTCTTCAGAAGGTCCACTACTTCCTTCATTACAGGCATGGTGGTGGTGAGAAGTGCAGACATGCCGATAAAATCCGCGCCTTCTTTTTTCGCTGTTTCCACGAATTTTTCGGCAGGCACATCGTGGCCGAGGTCTATCACTTCAAAGCCGGCACCTTTCAACATGATGCTCACCAGATTCTTGCCTATGTCGTGCAGGTCGCCGTGTACTGAGCCGATCACCACTTTGCCGACTTTCTTGATGTCAGCTTTCACGAGCAGGGGCTTCAGTTCGTCCAGGCCGAGTTGCATGGCCTTGGCAGCCATCAGCACGTCAGGCAGGAAAATCTCGTGATTTTTGAATTTTTCCGAAATCACGTTCATGCCTGCGATCAGGCCTTTGTCAAGAATGTCATTGGGCTTGACCTTTTTCTTGATCGCATTTTTTGTCAGGCTGACTGCTTTGTCCTCGTCGCCTTCCTGGATTGCCAGGGAAAGATCTTTCAATAAATCCATCTGTTCCTCCTAAATATATTGTTGGCTCCATCTCTTTGTTGGGTCACAGCATGCTGTGACCGTACGAAGATGATATCTCATGCGAAGATGATATCTCATGCGAAGATGATATCTCATGCGAAAACGATATCACATGCTAAAACATTTACGAAACCATCATTATCCGTTCCCTGCAGGAACGGGTTCTGCAGGTTTCACAGAAAGCATAGGCATTTTCAAATTCGTGGATTCCGCGGTCACCGCTCACGATCACGCCTGACACAGATTTCAGCGGCTGCATCAGGAAGCTTTGATTCAGACTGATGCCGATTTCTGAAGGATTAAGGAATTCAAACAGCTTTTTCTGCCCGCTGATGTGCCAGCCGCAATACCCTGGGCTGTAACGCAATGCCTTGAAGCCAGGGGAAAACAGTTTCCTTTCCTGCAGGTTCATGCAGTACCATGCTTCGATCAGTGCGGCCAGATTGTCGGCTGCGACTGACGCAACAGCATCCAGCAGATATCCGGCATTGTATTCACCAGTCTGGAAAAATCGTTCAATGCTCAGACTGATCTTCTCCCCCAATGTCACTGCAAAGAGCGCCAGGTTCTGTGCTCTGGGCCAGATCAAGGCCAGCGGATTGTCTGATTCATTCTTTCCTTCTCCTGCAAAAACCTTACCGAATTTATCCCTGTCAATCTCTGCAATGATCCCGGCTGGAACTGCTTCCTGCTCAAAAGTTTCCAAAGCTGAAATGATCGCCCTGTCCAGGCGCTCCTGCAGCTTCGTTCCAGGCGGTATTTCCTGGGCTGAGAGAATCGCATCCAGTCCCGGTCTGATTTGATCGCTGCGAAAGTTCAGCACATTTCTCATTTTCAAAATTCCAGTTTTGTTATTTTCAAGCTTTCGGCAGTTTCTTCATTCCATATTTTTTCGCTTCAGCGGTCATCAGTCTGGTCAACTCCAGCTTGATATTTTTCGAAAGCCTGGATGGAGTATATTCCTGCAGATGCTTTTTTACTTCAGACTGGGCTCGCTGCATGAGAGTCAATTCTCCTTCTTCCTTCCAGCGTGCGAAATTTGCGCGATTCATCACAGGCCCCGGAAATATCTGCTCATCCTTCAGATATTTTCTCGTATGTTTTGAAATCAGCAGGTGTTTGTCCCTGAGCAGTTCTTCGAACAGGGGTATTGCAGGGAAATCTTCCCTGGGTTCGATTCCGCGGGTGAGCCGCAGGGCCGATCCGCAGATTTCATTGTCGATCACCAGTTTTTCCAGGCTCTGACAGGACTCGAAATCAAGCATGCCTGGGCCTGAAATGCTGTTGATTCCTGAAAGAGCGGCCAGGACTGCACCGATTCCGGTTTCTGAGCCTGCCTGAGCGTCAGGCAGATTGGCATCTGAAAGCGCGATGTAGGCCTGGGTCGGCAGCTTGAGGAATTTTCCGATTTCATTGTAGGCACAGTCCACCATCTGGGTTTCAATGGCTCCCATCGGAGTAGTCTCATAACGGATGTCGAACTGCGCAGGGGAACCGCCATAGAGGATCGGTGTGCCCGGAGCTGTCAGCTGGGAAAGGATTACACCGCTCAGGGTTTCCGCTGTATGCTGGATCAGAGAACCCACCAGGGTTACAGGCGCAATAAACCCGAAAAGCGGCATGGATATATATTCAACAGGGATTCCATGCTTCGCACAGTCGACAAGATTCTGGGATGTGACGT from Candidatus Wallbacteria bacterium encodes the following:
- a CDS encoding DUF2283 domain-containing protein, which encodes MNIMYNAENDLLYIRFDAKKSELVNKRVNEDIVVDIDEDEKIVGIEILNASERINLKNLLPVKYQKLKIA
- a CDS encoding trimethylamine methyltransferase family protein produces the protein MRPTFKLLSDELIKKILSEAREILCKLGVTLHNKEILKMLSDHGAKVDLKNWHVKFTQKIIDQALKTAPKSFKIYDVLGNETHEFGGFNVQFVPGSAAIKVYDAEKEITRLPVTEDFVKFSKLMSRLQNIKSTSTAFIPSDVHEKISDSYRLYLSLLFCEKPVVTGAFTIEAFGIMRDLQLAVRGSKPALKKKPLCVFSCCPTSPLKWSDVTSQNLVDCAKHGIPVEYISMPLFGFIAPVTLVGSLIQHTAETLSGVILSQLTAPGTPILYGGSPAQFDIRYETTPMGAIETQMVDCAYNEIGKFLKLPTQAYIALSDANLPDAQAGSETGIGAVLAALSGINSISGPGMLDFESCQSLEKLVIDNEICGSALRLTRGIEPREDFPAIPLFEELLRDKHLLISKHTRKYLKDEQIFPGPVMNRANFARWKEEGELTLMQRAQSEVKKHLQEYTPSRLSKNIKLELTRLMTAEAKKYGMKKLPKA
- a CDS encoding vitamin B12 dependent-methionine synthase activation domain-containing protein → MRNVLNFRSDQIRPGLDAILSAQEIPPGTKLQERLDRAIISALETFEQEAVPAGIIAEIDRDKFGKVFAGEGKNESDNPLALIWPRAQNLALFAVTLGEKISLSIERFFQTGEYNAGYLLDAVASVAADNLAALIEAWYCMNLQERKLFSPGFKALRYSPGYCGWHISGQKKLFEFLNPSEIGISLNQSFLMQPLKSVSGVIVSGDRGIHEFENAYAFCETCRTRSCRERIMMVS
- a CDS encoding DUF4258 domain-containing protein, translating into MKIQIDPHTLERASERGVSESEIKDTILNGKEIQAKYGRLGNFKIFSYNKSRHGRHYQHKKVEVFFIVKDDTAITVTVYAFYGEWEE
- a CDS encoding corrinoid protein; the encoded protein is MDLLKDLSLAIQEGDEDKAVSLTKNAIKKKVKPNDILDKGLIAGMNVISEKFKNHEIFLPDVLMAAKAMQLGLDELKPLLVKADIKKVGKVVIGSVHGDLHDIGKNLVSIMLKGAGFEVIDLGHDVPAEKFVETAKKEGADFIGMSALLTTTMPVMKEVVDLLKKQKLTGKIKTVVGGAPLSEKFAKSIGADAYAYDAANAVDSLKGMLKKKK
- a CDS encoding homocysteine S-methyltransferase family protein encodes the protein MKNLLDRLKNGEILVADGAMGTMLMERGLKPGDCPEAMNLSKIKVLEEIAMLYLEAGADIVQTNTFGGSPIKLSQYHLDGKTEKINANAVAAVKKIVKGKAYVSCSCGPTGRLMKPFGDADPADVLASYKRQLAAVIEAGGDVICVETMTDLTEASLAVQAAKEVNPKIPVMATMTFDLIPKGFYTIMGVNIEKAVKGLTKAGADILGSNCGNGIENMVKIAQEFHKFTDKPLIIQSNAGLPVVKGDKIVYKETPDFMAKFIPALVKAGVKIIGGCCGTTPEHIRAFRKAVDKLKK